The DNA segment CTGCGAATTCATCCGCTTCTGGGCGGGAGGTGGACGCTATCGCTCAGACTACTACAGCCACCTGCGATCCAAACTTGGCTCAGCGAGGACGAATAGTGCCGGCAGCTGGCGCCGCCCCGACCCTCACGCTGCTTCGAAGACAGAGTACCTCGCCCCTGGACGCTGCGCCGGCCctgtcgacgctgccgcagatGCGCAGCGGTCCTTCCACTCCAGGGACAAagcgctctctcgctttgCAGTACGCCATCCGCCGGCGCAGGGGCGCCGCTCTACCGCAGCGTGCTGAGGCGCGCAAAAGGCTTTTCATTGTCCTCTACCAGTTTTTTTTGATCGCATGTGAGCTGTTTGTGCCCCATCGCCTGGCGCGCTGGCTGGTGGGGTGGTTTGCGAGCGTCTCCGGGCGACCCTCCTACTCGTACGACCCACAGATGGTGGTTACGCCGAcgatggagctgctgaacCACACTCTCAACGCACAGTTCTTTGCGCGACACCCCCTCGCTGTGGAAAACCGGggcgctctgcagctgcccaTGCTACTGCAGACGGAGGAGACCAAAGGCTCTCCATcatcttcagcagcagcagtagctACTGTGGAGGCGGGCTACTGCAAGAGCAAGGGACCTGCGCAGGCAACGGCCGCCGGTTGGAAGATCATGCTCATCCCGTATCTGGAGAAGATGTCCGTGACAGCCTTCCGAGGCAGCGCAACGTCTGGCAATCAGGGTCAGCTGCAGTCGAATGGCCGACCCCTGTCCAAACGTGGGGTCTGCGAGGCCTTTGAAGGAAACTGCGGCACGATTCGCAAGTCCACGCATTCTGGGCGGGCACAGCGGCACAGGCTCTACGGCGACTCGTCGACAGACAGCTGCGCAAGCGTTGATGGGATGGGCGACAATTTGGAGGGTGACGGTGTTGCTGGCCGAAGCGGTACCACGTTTGACAAGAAGAACCCGACAGACGACGCGCACGTCGTCTTCTCATCGTACGCGAAGGGGGCTGACATGGTGTTCGATGAGTGGAAGTcgctcgccgccggcacgcgcggCATCGTCGATGAGGGCCCAAGCGgtctcggcagcagcggcgaacTTGACCCGTACACCTCTGTCAAGGGCATCGCTGCACCCGTGTGGGTCACCGAGGATCCGCTCACTCTGACAGGCGCGCAGAGCTTCATGGAGACGAACAGGGCAACAGGGGTGGGCAGCAAGGACGTCAGTTTCTTGATGGCTGCCGACGGCACCTTTGCGGGCGACGGCAGTCGCGCTGACACTTTCGGCGTCTCTTCTAGCACTGGTGCAAGACAAATGCACGTGGCAAAGCGGCGCCTCTTCTACCAGGCCGTCGTCTTTCCACCGTTGAATAGCGTCGCCACCGggtcgtcgtcgacgtcgtTTTACGGCGACCTCGACGATGGCGACTCAGATCGCAGCTCTGTCGGGCCACGCTCGACAGTGCTGAGCCGACTACGCAAGTCGAACCGCACCTCTCCGCTGCGTCCTGCTGTGCCGGTGCACGCGTCGCCCTGGCACTCGTGGATCTACCTCCGATTCTGGTTGGGGACGTTCGTGCTGCGCCTCGTAGCGCTGGTGTCGTGGCTCCTTGGTGAAAAGCCGTCCATGCAACCGTCATCTGTGCCGGGCGAAGGCATGGCAGCCTCGAGTGCCACCGGCGCTGCGAGCAGGGCGTCATCGAATGTCATGACCACAGCGATGACTACAATATATCGTCGACTGCCTGCTACGCCCTCACTCGCTGCAGATGTTTCTACTCTGCCGGGGAATGGCGACGTCGTGCTGCAGCCAAAGAGCCACGCGCCGCTAGTCACACAGCGCTACtttgtgccgctgccgattCCTATTCTCTTTATGTACGGCGGCGAGAAGCGCGTCATGTTTCACGCCGACCACTGGTGCTCGTACATACGTCAGTATCAGCGGCCGCGTGACGGGATTTCCGATGTGGTTGAGGTACAGGGTGGCGGGCACTGGTTCTTCGCTGAGAAGAAGTATCAAAAGAAAGTGGCAGATCGCATCGCCGAATTCCTCGCGGCAGAGCCAACGACGCCGTATGAAGTCTGACGCGACGTGCATGGGCGTTGCAGCGCGTCTGGGAAGACTCCGCCACGAGCTCACGGTCCGATCGCTTTCTTGAGTACGGGTGAGGAGTTCATTGCTTTTCGACTGCGCTTCTGCTAAGCACCGACTGCGGCACTTGTCTTTCTGCACTCATCTATCTTATGCATGACGCCGCGCCATTACCTGCGTTTCCGCGTGCGTTTACTTCCGTCTTCTCGCACACGAACGCGCTCTCACGTGcgcgtcgtcttcgccaGCACAACGCCCTCTGTGAACTTTGCCTCCTAGAGGTTGTGCTTCAACGCATCTCTACGTGGGCACGCTGCGTGTCAAATGTGCGTCACGGCCTTCAttctttttctgtttttttttctttttgtttctttggTGCTCCTGCCCGCCCTGATGACGCCGgccacctcagcgcgtggtATCGGCGTCGAGCGCCCAGGCTTTCTGGAGAAgcggcgaggctgccgccTACTTCTGGGCACGGCTGGCGGACGCTTGGTGTCGGTGGGCAGGCTCGGTGCCGCTCTGTGCGGGGGAGACTTGCTACCATGATGATGCTTGTACCAGCTCCCCAGGAAGCACGCCAAGGACGCGGCACGTATTGGAGAGCAAGAGGCACGCCGATCAGCCCCACAGCACATGCCTGCGAAGCGCACGGCACCTCCGACGTCCCGGGCGGGTGGGCTGGCGAGGCCCGGGTGCCGGCAGCATGACGAGAGCAGCCCGAATCAACGCagcgagtcctccagacgcCCATGTGGAGTGTCGCCACACGGTGGCACGGGAGTGCGCGGCGCGAGGCAACGGGGTGCGAAGGATGGCCcgcaggcagcggtgcgcagggtctcggagggccctggcctgaGAGGCTGGCCGACGTTGTCCGTGAGCTCACCCGGTGCGCGCGTAGCTGACGCCTCGCCTGTTGGCCGGCACGACGGGCACCACggcttccgccctcgagcggGGGAcccttggcggcggcgtgctttGGGTGAAGGCGTGCAGGCTACCCGCGTCTGCGTCTGGCGCGGATCgggcagcacgccgccggcggagggACCGAGAGGGGCAGGACGGGGAGAGCTGGTTAGACGCGTGGCCTGATTCGATGACAGGGGCTGGGCGGGCGCGTCCCAGAGGGCCtggatgccgcggcggtgcggcagcggtggtggagctGTGGCTGGGTGTGCGTATATTCTGTTGCCCTGTACTTGGTCGAATATGGACATGCTGACGAGAAGCGAAGAAGTTTGGGATTTGGTGAGGGAGAGCTGCCTCCAGCGGGGTCCTTGCGAgatcgcgcagcacagcgatATTTTTTTgacctttttgtttttggtgCTGTTTATCATTCTCGGGTCTGTGGCTGGTCGCccggcagcgcacgcccGTGAAGTGTACGGAACGATTGTTAAATAGAATGCTGCTACCCTTAGCAAAgggcactgcagcggcgcttcaCACCACGAGAGGTAATCTTCGAATGGTGGGAAACGTCGCCGAACTACAAGAGACTCGAGTGGTCTCGAGGCGAGCGGCGTAGTGCACACACGTGTTTTGAACGGTATCTTGTGGAAGAGGGGCTTTGCAGGTTTCTTTCCCCCTGACATCTCAAGCGCACCTCCCTGATGCAAACTCACTGTTTCGGTGTCTGTACTTCTTTGAATGCCACGGTATTACCCTTTTGAAGGCTTGGAGGAGGTTTTCGGTGCCGACCGACTGCTAACGTGCGGCCTTCATGGAGCATTCTGGAAGGCTGGCCTCATCAACgttcttcccttttttcttccgaCACTCTCTGATACTCAGCGACGTCAGCAGGCGATGGAACTCGACCACCTCAAGGACGATGTCCTCATGGGTGACACGAACGAGGTCACGGTACCGGCGGCGATCGTAGCCTCGGCCCCGGTGCTTGATATGGGCTTCCATCCAAGGCTCCCGATCATGGCGGCTGGCCTCGTCACCGGCGAAGTTGAAATCTACAAGCGCAAGAGCGTCGATGAGATGGTGAAGATACCCTTACAAAACGATTTCTCATCATGGATCTTCTCCGGGCAGTACCGCGAGGACGAAGTGGTGATGAATTACCATCATCAAAATATGTTGATGCACCCCTCTGGCAGCGTCTCGTCGATGGAGTTCACCGACGATGGCAACTACCTCGTTAGCGCCAGCGGTGATCGCACGATATCAGTGATGGACTGTGTCTCACTCCGCCTTGTCATCCACATTCCGGATGAGGAGGTGCGTGCCCGCACGGCGGGCAAGAAGAAGCTGAACTCCATGAACAAAAAGAACGATCCGACTGCGAAAAGCGGAAAGACGACACGGAAGAAGACAGCGGCCGcggggcgcagcagccgcagtggcCCTACTGTGCCGGTGAACCCGCACAAATACGGCATCTCCTCTCTCAACGTCTGCGATGAGAATCTCATAGCAACaggagacgacgacgggcTTATCGCGGTATGGGACATGCGCGAGCGGAGgcctgtgtatgtgtaccACGAGCACGGCGACTACGTGTCGCAGCTGTGCTACTTCACAGACGCCCAAGAACTCGtttccagcagcggcgacacgtGTCTCGGCGCCTACGACATGCGCGCCGGCAAAGTTCGTGACTTCAGTGTACGCCGAAAGGACGAGCTAAACTGCTTTGCCTTCATCAATAGTAGTGGCGTCAGCAACGCGACTTTCATCCCGAGTATTGTGTGCGGTACACCTCACGGCGGACTGCCGCTATGGAAGTACGGCTCGTGGGCTCGTCCGTACGACGTGATGGACCGCCACCCCGCAGAGTGCGAGGCCATCATATCTTTTCACGGCGAGAGCACCTCCTTCAACCACAACCTCATCCTGACCGGCGCGTGTGATGGACTAGTGCGGGTGCTGCAGATGTATCCGGTGCGGCGCAATCTCTGCCAGCTGAGCGCACGCGACTACACCTACTCTCACTCGAGCGTTCTCGGGAACCAGAGCAGTAGCGGTAGGCACCAGCAACAAGGCAGCTACGTGGTGCGTCGCGCACGGGGGCAGGAGACGATCagccgcatgcgcgtgtCACACGACGCGAACCTGCTTGCCGTCAGCGGCTCGGACAACATTATTGACTTCGTCGACATCGCTTTCATgaacgacgaggcggagctggatCAGCTCCGCGGTCGCGCGGAGCAGCACCATCTGCGCACCCTGCGCGAACTCGACCGCGAGTtggaagaagaagagaagcgcgAAGGTCGTCTTCTGGAAGGCCGTGGAGCCgacggtgaaggcggcgaaAACGACGTCGACGAAGCGAGCAGCGTCCCGTCCAGCAGCAACGCTTCGTCTCAGCCAAGCGAGGACAGCGACACCGATGTCAAGACGGAGGCCGACGTGCAGACGAGGCTGGCCTggcgcgaggtgctgcgaCAGAGGTTTGCGAAGATTGGCGTTGCGCAAAAGAAGCGCGCCCATttcgacggcagcagcgacaatGATGACGATGGTGGAACTCCAGCTGCGAAGAAGAAAGCGTCAGAGAAGGCCCCGCAGAGATCTGACGTGAGAGGGCAGAAAACAGCCAAGTCCAGGGAAAGTGTCGCCGCATCAATACGGCCGCCCTCTTCAGACACCGGTGCATCTCTGCCCTCAAAGGTCTCCAGACGTGTAGACAGTGTTATGTCAGGCACCGGCAGGTCATGCAATCAAGAGGCGCTCAAGAAGAAGAGGCAGGCCCCCGTCGAGGCCTCCGCGTTGTCGGCCACTATGGTAGCTACGGACGCCGCCAACACGAACCCTCCCTCCGCGGCAGCTTCTTGTGTTGCAGCGGTGGAGTCGATGGACTCGATGGAGGTGTACCGGACGGAGCGGCAAAAGAAGCGTGagcgtgccgcagcggcccgcTGGCTAAAGGAGGAGCGCCGGAAGAAGATCAACTTTACCTATGAGAAGCGCCGCAGACGCGTGGGTGGCTTTTTCGGTGACATGGTGAACCTAGACGACCATGGCGGGTAAGAAAACGTCGCTGTCGCATAAAGAGTAAGAGaggcagggggtggggggccccgctcttcttttttttttcttttgtgcaCCGCTCGGTCTGAGCTGGTGGTAGTCCGTGTCCTTTGGTACTAATCTGATATGCGCGTAAGTCGTGGCCGAGGTGGGCTGCACCCCAGAATTTTCTTTTGCTCTTGTGCAATATGCCGTAGGACCACAAAAAGGAGCTAGGCAGGGAGCATGCGAATGACACACCTGATGCCCTTGTATTTGGACGGCAACTGCACCCTGGCCTTCAAGGACGAAAAACGGTACGCGGCACCAACATGAAACCGAAAACGTCATGCGTGCCGAGTATCGGCACAACACATCGTACTAGCGCACAACGAAGGAGCTAGACACCACTGTGATGCCACTGAGGGACCATGCGTAGCTGCACCGTCTCACTACAGTCCATGTCTGTGCTGTTCCCATTTTCGCCAAACGCGAGCATCAGCGACGAAAAGTACTACATTCGCTCGCCTCTAGGGCTATAGTGCCTCTCGTTTCGCAAGACGATGTTGGCTTACACACATTCCGctgtcgtgtgtgcgccgtgTCTGCCGTGGCCACGTGCACTGCCGCACACCCGCTTCCTGTGCTTGGGTGGCCTAAGCGATCTCTGCTAAGGCTCTCTACAAGCCGGCCGCAGAAGGTTTTCTCCGCATTGTAGCAAAAAGGTATCCATCAATCCCCTATCTCGGTACCTTTCACTTGCACGATCGTTTATGGCTATCCTCTACGAAGCCAAGTGCGAAGCACCGGTCCCTGTGGTGTCACTCACTTCGGCACTCCTTTCCATGTAGcattttgttgttgttttcgcgGAAACTCTACTGTGGTTTGTCATGCCTCTTCTCCCCGCCTCCAAAGGAAaggacgccgctgcggcacccaAGAAAAAAGTGCACCCGCCGGAGccctgcggctgcggtgtggACACGTATCGTGCACCCCCTAAAGGAAAGAAAACACCCCCTGTTATCGTACACCATCCCGGCTGTGCGTACCAGCGCACCACATGCGACGCCTATCCTCATCTCCCGCGGTGCACGACGTGCCAAGAGCCGTGCAAGTTTTGCCTCGGCAAGAATCGCTGGTGCCCCCACTGCTACGAGAAGCAGTGCACGTTCCGGTACAAGCGCGTTGTCATTGGCGTAGAGCCGTTGACCGGCGCTGATGTGGGACCTGGCAAAGGTGAGCTGGCATCGTccctcggccgccgcggcacctcACGACGCCGCACTACGGTGCGCTTGGTGGACGAGAAGCGCAAGGCAGCCAGCATGCAACGCAGCACCTctgcgcagcgacgaggcACGAACGTTGCGGTGAGTTGAACCTCGAAATCACTGTGAACACATCCACTGAGTCTCTTTTTGGTGCGAGAACGCGTCTCTCAGCAACAACCAGACGGCGAGTGAGAAGGGGAGCGACTTTATGTACATTAGTGTTTCAGATGCTGTCGGTGTCGTGTGCCGGCGACGCTGACCCACGGTGATGGGAGGGGCAGGCCCACTGATTGCTCTCGCCGTCTACCGcttgcgcgtgtctgtgttgtGCACACGAGGACACGGCTGTACTGATACCTTGCTCGTCGCCACGACATTTCTTTCCTTGTTCGCCCTCTCTTGCTCGTTTTGCACACTTGCCTGTTGAACTTGTTCGTCGGATTACCTCGACGTTCTTGTCGAAACCACCACAGCCCCCATTCACGTCCTCTGGCGCTTTCCGTCTGGTGTGGAGCGTGCGTCGGCACACTTCGGCATGTCGTGAAGAAACGAtgctctccctttctctctctgatgGTGACGATGGTCGAGCATCGCGAGATCGTCGCCAGCTCCATCAAAGGTGATGCACTCTTTTCTCCCAACGATGCAACGACACCCACCCTGAGTGGAGGATGCGTGTGGGGCTGGAGCGGGTctgcgcgcctgcagcgccgtccccCTTGACGACGATATCTGCGACCTTGACGAATATGCTGCATCCCTGGTCCTTTTCGGTTCCTCACCTGGGAACTGGGCTTatccttttcccttttccgGCGTCTCCTTCTTTTCGCATATGCGCGGAtgtccacacacacacacacacacatatcaGAGCGCCGTAACCACAGGGCGGGCACTGCTGTGGATGAGAGCAGGGGGCACTTGACTGATCACGTTCTTCGTGTCTCCAAAGCAGCAACTTCTCAGCACACCTGTTTTTCACGAAAAGAATATGAGTGACGAGACGGTGTTTATGGATGCGGGGGAGCGGCTCTACGTCCTGTATGGTTCTGAGACAGGCAACGCAGAGAGCATCGCGAAACGTCTGCACCACGATGCGACAAACAACCACGGCTTCCCCGACGCCGCGTGCATGACACTGAACCAGGCGGTATCGATGAAGCTCTTCGACGCGCAGCTCGCCGAAGACGCGCCCGCCTCGCTATGCGTCGTTATCGTGTGCAGTACCACGGGTGAGGGCGAGCCACCTCAAAACGCTGCCCGGTTTCGCCGATGGCTGCGTAACGCCGCCGGGACTCTTCACAAACTTCGCTACTGCCTTCTGGCCCTTGGCGACACAAACTACAACAGCTTCTGCGCCCCAGGCATCTTTATGGACAACAAGCTTAGAGACATGggcgccgtctgctgctACCCGCGCGGCGAAGCTGATGACAACGTTGGCTTGCACCTCGTCGTGAACCCGTGGCTAGAGGGTCTCTGGTCGGCGTTGAAGCAGAGCGGCACGGAGGGGATCGCAGCTACGGGCCAGGAAACGTGCGCTACAGAGGATATCCGCATCGACATGTCTGTCGCTCAGGAGGCCGCCCTCCTTTACTCTAACTCTTCTCCGTTGTGTGCTGCAACCGCACTTTTCCTGCACGAGCGGATCACCGAACTTGGCGGCAAGGCGGATTTGTACCCGATTCAACACTTCAACCCCACCACAAGCCTCAGACGACCCCCAACggtgctcttcttcgtccTCGGCACAGAAGGCGATGCGGACGCGCAGTGCGAGCagtgcgcctgcgctgctCAGCAGCTACCACCTCTTGGACCTTTAAGCGCTTGGATAGGCAACAGCGACCCTTGTACTCCACCGCCGGCAGAAGCGGTGGAACTGCACCGGTGGATGTCCGACCCGTCAATCCGCTTCTTCAACTCTTTGTTCGTCTCGCGGAAGCCTGACGGTGCAAGTCGAGCTGCCGCGCTCGACGCCGATCTGAAAGCCCTAGCGACAAACTGCAAACTCGAATACCTTTGCCGTTGCCAGCTCTCGGGCGAGGTGCCGTCGGTCGCGATTAGCGCAGATGACGTGTTCCTGTGGgtggagaaggtgctgcaTAGTCTTCCAGGGGTGACAGCCGATACGGTGTATATTCGTCGGACCATGGACGACTCTTTCGACACCCGCGTTGGCGCGGCTTTCCGTGCTGCACATGCGCCGGGGTTACGCAGTGGAAGCGCCACAGAAAGCGACTATGTTGCCAGGGGTGGCAGCGCGCCAACGCTCATCGGGCAACGGCTTTACCGAGTCGGCCTCGAGGACGAttgcggccgcggcgacgcgggGCATGCGTCCTCCGAAAACGGCGGCTCTCACGGCGCGGGCGCGTCGAGAAAGACGCACGAGGTAGTAGACGACCTGCTCACCCCCATCGTCTTTCTCTACTCGGGCCACTCCTCTTTTGTGAAGCAGTGCGCCATGAACATTTTCAGCGGCTCCGGCCAGCATCACCTGCGCTGTTCGATTAGTGAGCTCAGCAACTTTCAACGAATGGGCTTCCCGAGGCATGCCACGTTTGTGTTCATTGTCTCTGGTGTACTGACAGAACCAATGTCGCGCGTgctgaaggtgctgcgcacaCTGCAGAGCCAGAAGAAGGATATCGAAGGTGTGAGCTTCGCCATCCTGGGCATTGGCAAGACCTCCGAGAGTGGCCGGTTCAACGCCTGTGCGCTGGAGCTGGAGACGCTCCTGCTGAAGGTGAAGGCAAACAAGATTCATTGCACAGGTTTGGCAGACgtggacagcagcagcctcgtGCCCATCGTTCAGTCGTGGGAGTCGAGCCTCTGGGGTGCCATCGTGCGCCCCATGAAGAGTACCGCCTACCTTGACATTGCATCTCCCGGCATCCAAGTGCAGCGTAGCGTGGCGCCGTTGGCCACCAGCGGTAGTTCAGTTGGCGCAGCTCTCTGCCTTGCTGGCGCGTTGGTGGGCGAGTCTGTGATTCGCGATGCTGGTGGTAATGGTGGCGTTGGTGGCGGCAACGATCTTGTCGAACACAGCAAATTCGGGGACTTTCtgagcgccagcgccagtCCGTCTCTGCTTCCTCTGCCAGGCGGCGTCGGTCCGAGCAGGGGTGCTGACATGCAGGGATCGTCGCTGGTTACTGTGCCGGGGTCATCGCTGCCAGGCAACTCCAGCACTCCCACAACGGTTGCGGCCGGCGCTACGCCGGGCTCTGACAAGACGGACGCCTcggccgctggcgctggctTGGCCGATGCCCTCTCTCCGTGGGacacgacgccgctgcacagGGAGAAGGCGCGTCACACCCCAGTCGTCTTCTTGTACGCGTCGGCTGGTATGTCGAAGGCGATCGCAATGCACGCGATGCGGAGCGCCGAGGAGAAGGGTTTTCCGACTGCCGTGCACCCCTTTGCGCACTTTCAGTTTGTCGACTACCACGCCCACCCAAACGTGATGCTGTTCTGTGAAGCAGGCGCGGAGGGGCAGACGAACGGCGGGCGCCGTTTCAGGAAGTTCCTGACGAATCCCTCGCACCACCCGGGCACGCTGTCGTCTGTGCGATTTGCGGTGCTCGGCCTCTGCGCCACACCGGCGGACGTGGTTCATCCTGCCTTTTGCTGGGCAAAATTACTGTTGCGGCTGCAGGCGAATCGCATCTTTCCAGTTCTCATCATGCCGTCCATATCGCAGCTGCACTCGCTTGGCATGCCGTGGATTAACTGCGTGCTGTCATccctggcgctgctgccgtcttcTGTAGTGGTCCCTTCACCTCCGAGAGGCCCCAACGCCCCTGGTGCCGGTGAGCTAACCATTGGGCCGTCCCGTGtgggcaccgctgctgcgccgaggGCACGCGATGACGACGCGGACAACGATGCCGTGGAAGAGGCGGCAGAtgccggcgaggaggtgcagcgctcCGTGTCGGCCGACAtgggcagctgcggcgccgatgtCTCGACAGAGCAGGACTCGTGCACCGAGTGGTCGATGGAGAACAGGATTGCCTACCGGGTCGACGGTGTCGTGCAGTCGTGGAAGCTGCTAACCTGCCCCACGGTTCGGCATCCTGTCGTCCAGCTGGATTTTTCGGTGAGCATGGGAACACAGTGGGCACCAGGGCAGACCATCGCCGTCGTTCCATCCAACAGCACAGCGCAGGtggaagcgctgctgcgcctcttccaCCTGACGCGTGATGAGCCGTTTCTGCCGCCCGCCATCGCTGGCCCCGGTGTCTCCGTGTTCCCGACCTCCCCGCTCTACGAGGCCGTGGATTTTCCGGTCAGCTGCGGGACGGTGCTCATGCGATACGTGGAGCTGCGCGTCACTGGCATTCACAAGCCGCTTTTCGAGTTGTTGGCGCGTCCCTGCGCCTctgaggaggcgaaggcggcggtgcaaACGATGTATGCGGAGCTCCTTGCCGACCGCACCCCGCGAGACTTGTGTGAGGTGCTTGAGgccgtcggtgccgctgcccacTCTCTACCGCCGTTTCGCCACATTGTGGAGAACCTTTCCTTGCTGCAGCCACGTCAGTACTCTATCTGCAGCTCCCACCGTGCCGATGCCACGACGCTGTCCATCTGCTTCAAGGTGGTAGAGAAGGGCCTGTGCACGCGATGGATGTATGAGCAATGCCTGTCTGCCGCGGGGTTGCCGCTGGTGTCTGTCGCCAGCGCGGCCCCGACGCACGCGGAAGGGTGCACAGCGCCCTCGGCTGTGCGGCAGCCGTTCCTTTCGAACACAGCCATCGTTGCCAAGGTGCGCGTCGTGAT comes from the Leishmania infantum JPCM5 genome chromosome 36 genome and includes:
- a CDS encoding methionine synthase reductase, mitochondrial precursor-like protein, with amino-acid sequence MSDETVFMDAGERLYVLYGSETGNAESIAKRLHHDATNNHGFPDAACMTLNQAVSMKLFDAQLAEDAPASLCVVIVCSTTGEGEPPQNAARFRRWLRNAAGTLHKLRYCLLALGDTNYNSFCAPGIFMDNKLRDMGAVCCYPRGEADDNVGLHLVVNPWLEGLWSALKQSGTEGIAATGQETCATEDIRIDMSVAQEAALLYSNSSPLCAATALFLHERITELGGKADLYPIQHFNPTTSLRRPPTVLFFVLGTEGDADAQCEQCACAAQQLPPLGPLSAWIGNSDPCTPPPAEAVELHRWMSDPSIRFFNSLFVSRKPDGASRAAALDADLKALATNCKLEYLCRCQLSGEVPSVAISADDVFLWVEKVLHSLPGVTADTVYIRRTMDDSFDTRVGAAFRAAHAPGLRSGSATESDYVARGGSAPTLIGQRLYRVGLEDDCGRGDAGHASSENGGSHGAGASRKTHEVVDDLLTPIVFLYSGHSSFVKQCAMNIFSGSGQHHLRCSISELSNFQRMGFPRHATFVFIVSGVLTEPMSRVLKVLRTLQSQKKDIEGVSFAILGIGKTSESGRFNACALELETLLLKVKANKIHCTGLADVDSSSLVPIVQSWESSLWGAIVRPMKSTAYLDIASPGIQVQRSVAPLATSGSSVGAALCLAGALVGESVIRDAGGNGGVGGGNDLVEHSKFGDFLSASASPSLLPLPGGVGPSRGADMQGSSLVTVPGSSLPGNSSTPTTVAAGATPGSDKTDASAAGAGLADALSPWDTTPLHREKARHTPVVFLYASAGMSKAIAMHAMRSAEEKGFPTAVHPFAHFQFVDYHAHPNVMLFCEAGAEGQTNGGRRFRKFLTNPSHHPGTLSSVRFAVLGLCATPADVVHPAFCWAKLLLRLQANRIFPVLIMPSISQLHSLGMPWINCVLSSLALLPSSVVVPSPPRGPNAPGAGELTIGPSRVGTAAAPRARDDDADNDAVEEAADAGEEVQRSVSADMGSCGADVSTEQDSCTEWSMENRIAYRVDGVVQSWKLLTCPTVRHPVVQLDFSVSMGTQWAPGQTIAVVPSNSTAQVEALLRLFHLTRDEPFLPPAIAGPGVSVFPTSPLYEAVDFPVSCGTVLMRYVELRVTGIHKPLFELLARPCASEEAKAAVQTMYAELLADRTPRDLCEVLEAVGAAAHSLPPFRHIVENLSLLQPRQYSICSSHRADATTLSICFKVVEKGLCTRWMYEQCLSAAGLPLVSVASAAPTHAEGCTAPSAVRQPFLSNTAIVAKVRVVIPFEIRSASVFRMPRDPLVPMILVGSGTGIAPFRAFLQEREACLTERQLPSGCTCPKGKLCGCSCEKATRHGQAVCGTIDVFFGCRRRYEDYLFRDELSHWKDSGVVHSLAVAFSRDTNDGRFYGGGCYVQDKIQECGVALMDLILQRNAYVFVCGDADGMAKEVHRTLRQLIQQHLTLSDAAAATYLERMSKDGRYLREVWSTGV